One window of Branchiostoma lanceolatum isolate klBraLanc5 chromosome 6, klBraLanc5.hap2, whole genome shotgun sequence genomic DNA carries:
- the LOC136436174 gene encoding uncharacterized protein, producing the protein MYHIHVHVSVFRMEVLGEFDPALPMGAHYCSNQLTAEEYEKQGSEATRQALLELQEAMKQNPELYRQVLGKKRIDEGNVFSKLKGKLMTAVKGDEYGKEKVTELESHVKMAELHEEMFKVFEYAQEERTMTRKSKRLAEKRAKKEQPATPDKCSSGEGDTYTTPPQFVPPPPPPYPPPVATPMALRERTNMQSTSAPAAKKKTSDKNGLMHGSTTSINSVHSELLASNQMLRLRPTRVKRSPGGTPYYRPRHARQKLKAVEMSYDSIGSFNLSSPFSLFNCSLLQKFRNARSPASPADHQQTAESPHSPANFSP; encoded by the exons atgtaccatatacatgtacatgtatcagttttCAGAATGGAGGTTCTGGGTGAGTTTGACCCAGCCCTGCCCATGGGTGCACACTACTGTAGTAACCAGCTCACCGCGGAGGAGTACGAAAAACAGGGGTCAGAGGCCACCAGACAGGCACTGCTG GAACTGCAGGAGGCAATGAAGCAGAACCCTGAGCTGTACAGACAGGTTCTGGGAAAGAAGAGAATAGATGAGGGAAATGTCTTCTCAAAACTCAAG GGAAAGTTGATGACTGCTGTGAAGGGTGATGAATATGGGAAGGAGAAAGTGACAGAGTTGGAAAGTCATGTGAAGATGGCTGAGCTGCATGAGGAGATGTTCAAAGTGTTTGAATATGCACAAG AGGAAAGGACCATGACTAGAAAGTCAAAGAGACTGGCAGAAAAAAGAGCGAAGAAAGAGCAGCCTGCCACCCCGGATAAGTGTTCCTCTGGGGAGGGGGATACCTACACCACACCACCCCAGTTtgtccccccaccccctccaccaTACCCCCCTCCTGTGGCTACACCCATGGCACTCAGGGAGAGAACCAACATGCAGTCAACTTCTGCACCTGCTGCAAAGAAAAAGACATCTGACAAGAATGG GCTTATGCATGGCTCCACCACCTCCATCAACAGTGTCCACTCTGAACTGCTTGCCTCCAACCAGATGCTTCGGCTCAGACCAACTAGGGTTAAACG ATCTCCAGGTGGCACCCCGTACTACCGCCCCAGACACGCCCGCCAAAAGCTGAAGGCTGTGGAGATGTCGTATGACAGCATCGGCAGCTTCAACCTCAGCAGCCCCTTCAGCCTCTTCAACTGCTCCCTGCTGCAGAAATTCCGCAATGCCCGCAGTCCGGCCAGTCCTGCAGACCACCAGCAGACTGCAGAATCCCCACACAGCCCTGCTAACTTCTCTCCCTGA